The following coding sequences lie in one Candidatus Neomarinimicrobiota bacterium genomic window:
- a CDS encoding mechanosensitive ion channel family protein, whose product MEKTIIDYIMVFAVPMGTILVGIILGWLFKRFIHHRLKKITEKTDWKGDDVIFDAIESHIVLWFFLASLNIASSDIPLLSDVYLGYLSKIIVSVLILSVTLAASRIGVGLLNFWAERQGTDLPSTTIFVNLLRIVIISVGVLIILQSLGLSITPLLTAFGVGGLAISLALKDTLSDFFAGLHILLSQKVKPGDFVELDSGYMGYVQNITWRHTTLMERTNNIVTVPNARISAAIVKNYDKGDPSFSIRVSVGVSYESDLDYVVKVTQEVAAGVIKDVEGAREDSPAVVRCFEFGDSSVNLKVYFRGKKYGDQHPIIDEFVRRLHKRYQIENIEIPFPIRTLIHKNEQQ is encoded by the coding sequence ATGGAAAAAACAATTATCGATTATATCATGGTTTTTGCAGTACCTATGGGAACAATTCTTGTTGGAATTATTCTTGGGTGGCTGTTCAAACGATTCATTCATCACCGATTAAAGAAGATTACTGAAAAGACAGATTGGAAAGGGGATGATGTCATTTTTGATGCCATCGAATCTCATATTGTACTATGGTTCTTTTTAGCCTCTCTGAATATTGCGTCCAGCGACATCCCATTATTAAGTGATGTTTATCTCGGGTATTTAAGCAAAATTATTGTTTCTGTTCTGATTCTATCTGTGACTTTGGCCGCTTCTCGCATCGGTGTTGGACTCCTCAATTTTTGGGCAGAAAGACAGGGTACCGATCTTCCGTCTACAACCATTTTTGTAAACCTTTTACGGATTGTCATAATCTCGGTGGGTGTTCTAATTATACTCCAATCATTGGGTCTTTCTATCACGCCGCTGCTCACTGCATTTGGTGTGGGTGGTTTGGCCATCTCATTGGCATTAAAGGATACACTTTCTGATTTTTTTGCAGGATTACATATTCTCCTGTCTCAAAAAGTAAAACCCGGTGATTTTGTAGAATTGGATTCCGGTTATATGGGTTATGTGCAAAATATCACTTGGAGGCACACCACCCTTATGGAACGGACAAATAATATTGTTACCGTTCCCAATGCAAGAATTTCAGCTGCCATTGTTAAAAATTATGATAAAGGGGATCCCAGTTTTTCTATCCGAGTTTCTGTTGGTGTCTCGTACGAAAGTGATTTAGATTACGTAGTCAAGGTGACTCAAGAAGTCGCCGCTGGTGTTATTAAAGATGTAGAGGGTGCACGTGAAGATTCGCCTGCAGTAGTTCGTTGTTTTGAATTTGGTGATTCAAGCGTGAATCTAAAAGTCTATTTCCGCGGAAAGAAATATGGCGATCAACATCCCATTATAGACGAATTTGTGAGAAGACTTCATAAGCGCTACCAAATTGAAAATATAGAAATTCCTTTCCCAATTCGCACTTTGATCCACAAAAACGAGCAGCAATGA
- a CDS encoding DUF423 domain-containing protein produces MKSWIVLGASLAALAVMFGAFGAHGLKSKVTPEDLAIFETGVRYHMYHALGLILIGILGFHFNSEVIQLP; encoded by the coding sequence ATGAAAAGCTGGATAGTCTTGGGTGCCTCTTTGGCTGCCCTTGCTGTTATGTTTGGTGCGTTTGGGGCCCACGGACTCAAAAGCAAAGTAACCCCTGAAGATTTGGCAATCTTTGAAACGGGCGTTCGTTATCACATGTACCACGCTTTAGGATTAATCTTGATTGGTATTTTGGGATTCCATTTCAATTCAGAAGTAATCCAACTTCCA